In Paenibacillus thermoaerophilus, the genomic stretch CCATCAATCTGGACATGGTGGCGTTTATGCCCTGCAATCCTTCGATTGGCGGACCCGCAAAAGGACACGTCGTCCGGGAGATTGACGCTCTCGGAGGCGAGATGGGGCGCAATATCGACAAAACGTTTATCCAGATGCGGATGCTCAACACAGGCAAAGGGCCTGCGGTTCACGCGCTGCGCGCGCAAGCCGATAAAGTGCTGTATCAGCGTCAAATGAAGGAGACGATCGAAAGCACGCCCAAACTGACGCTGCGTCAAGGCATGGTGGAGCGTCTGATCGTCGAGGACGGCGAATGCAAAGGCGTCATTACGAAAACGGGCGCGGAGTACCGGGCGAAAGCGGTTGTCGTGACGACAGGCACTTATCTTCGCGGCAAAGTGATAATGGGCGAAGTGATGTACGAGAGCGGTCCGAACAACCAGCAGCCTTCCATTAAACTGTCCGAACACCTCCGTGAGCTGGGGCTCGAGCTGGTCCGCTTCAAGACGGGAACCCCTCCTCGCGTTCACGGCGAAACGATCGATTTCGACAAAATGGAGATTCAACCGGGAGACGAAATTCCGAAGTTTTTCTCCTACGAGACGAAGGAAGGCCCCGGCGAGCCCCAGCTTCCTTGCTGGTTGACCTATACGGCTCCGGAGACGCATGAAATCATCAACGCCAATCTGCATCGGGCCCCGATGTTTACGGGTCAGATTGAAGGAACGGGCCCGAGGTATTGCCCCTCGATCGAGGACAAAATCGTCCGCTTCAGCGACAAGCCGAAGCACCAGATTTTCCTGGAGCCGGAAGGCCGCAACACTTCGGAATATTACGTGCAGGGATTGTCGACCAGCCTTCCGGAGGAAGTGCAATTGCAAATATTGCGTTCGATTCCGGGCCTGGAGCGAGTGCAGATGATGCGGACGGGATATGCGATCGAGTACGATGCCATCGTGCCCACGCAGCTCTGGCCTTCGTTGGAAACGAAAGCTATCCCCGGATTGTTCACCGCGGGTCAAATTAACGGCACTTCCGGATATGAAGAAGCGGCCGGTCAAGGCTTGATGGCGGGAATCAATGCCGCGCGCAAGGTGCAAGGCAAAGAGCCGGTCATCCTGGATCGCTCCAAGGCGTATATCGGCGTCCTGATCGACGATCTGGTCACCAAGGGAACAAACGAGCCGTACCGGCTGCTGACGTCCCGGGCGGAATACCGGCTGCTGCTCCGCCACGACAATGCCGATCTGCGTCTGACGCCGATCGGCTACGAGATCGGGCTTATTTCCGAGGAGAGGTATCGGAAGTTCCTAAGGAAGAAGGAATTGGTGGAGCT encodes the following:
- the mnmG gene encoding tRNA uridine-5-carboxymethylaminomethyl(34) synthesis enzyme MnmG → MGYEAGSYDVIVVGAGHAGCEAALAAARMGCETLLITINLDMVAFMPCNPSIGGPAKGHVVREIDALGGEMGRNIDKTFIQMRMLNTGKGPAVHALRAQADKVLYQRQMKETIESTPKLTLRQGMVERLIVEDGECKGVITKTGAEYRAKAVVVTTGTYLRGKVIMGEVMYESGPNNQQPSIKLSEHLRELGLELVRFKTGTPPRVHGETIDFDKMEIQPGDEIPKFFSYETKEGPGEPQLPCWLTYTAPETHEIINANLHRAPMFTGQIEGTGPRYCPSIEDKIVRFSDKPKHQIFLEPEGRNTSEYYVQGLSTSLPEEVQLQILRSIPGLERVQMMRTGYAIEYDAIVPTQLWPSLETKAIPGLFTAGQINGTSGYEEAAGQGLMAGINAARKVQGKEPVILDRSKAYIGVLIDDLVTKGTNEPYRLLTSRAEYRLLLRHDNADLRLTPIGYEIGLISEERYRKFLRKKELVELEIERLRTTKIRPEPHVQELLQSLGTVVLNNSVDAQSLLRRPEVSYSHIASISPSPYELDEEMMEQVEIQIKYAGYIEKQLQHVERLEKLEKRRIPPDLDYWAVHGIANEAKQKLSQIRPVSIGQASRISGVTPADISILLVYLETYGKAASAAAKG